The Chloroflexota bacterium genome has a window encoding:
- a CDS encoding radical SAM protein yields the protein MSDRPAEGPDECAPVPARAMAGLDPYQQIVLKMARQHRLLTVHWELTYRCNEECTHCYLDVFAPGEHVAGELNTEQALRCVDEFAVMGALNITFSGGEILARRDFFTIAEYARRKRFAIRLLTNGILVTPDMADRIAALRPTGVEISLYAADAETHDGITRRRRSWELTTRAAQLLRERGLHITIKTPLMRENVHQYHALRALASELGCVSRTDTVITAKDNGGLAPLRHRLTYNDMVWLFREQISETDEIPAPVAEGQRSCSIGLHSLVLDPYGNVFPCVQTRISAGNLLAEPIAEIWQSAVFKETSKLTFDVLPICRTCELNNICHRCHANALVENGSLYLPAASSCREALARRQVLVEKGVLPANYPIPAHLANGVPDDLEYMPVLPVRAAATQLAHLIPADALALVRRPAGMVV from the coding sequence ATGTCTGATAGACCCGCCGAAGGGCCGGACGAATGCGCGCCCGTGCCTGCCCGGGCGATGGCCGGACTCGATCCTTACCAGCAAATCGTTTTGAAGATGGCGAGGCAGCATCGCCTGCTCACGGTACACTGGGAGCTCACGTACCGGTGCAACGAGGAATGCACGCATTGCTACCTCGATGTGTTTGCGCCGGGGGAGCATGTCGCCGGGGAGTTGAACACCGAACAGGCCCTGCGCTGCGTCGATGAATTTGCAGTGATGGGCGCGTTGAACATCACGTTCTCCGGCGGCGAGATTCTGGCTCGGCGCGATTTCTTCACCATCGCAGAGTATGCGCGGCGCAAGCGGTTTGCGATCCGCCTGTTGACCAACGGCATTCTGGTCACGCCGGATATGGCCGACCGCATCGCGGCGCTGCGGCCGACCGGCGTGGAGATTTCGCTGTATGCGGCCGATGCCGAAACGCACGACGGCATCACGCGCCGCCGGCGGTCGTGGGAGCTGACGACACGCGCGGCGCAATTGTTGCGCGAACGCGGTCTTCATATTACAATTAAGACGCCGTTGATGCGGGAAAACGTGCATCAGTATCATGCGCTGCGCGCGTTGGCATCCGAGCTGGGTTGTGTCTCGCGAACCGACACGGTGATTACGGCCAAGGACAACGGCGGACTGGCGCCGCTGCGGCACCGGCTGACGTACAACGATATGGTCTGGCTGTTCCGGGAGCAGATCAGCGAAACGGACGAGATACCGGCGCCGGTGGCCGAAGGCCAGCGCTCGTGCTCGATCGGGTTGCACAGCCTGGTGCTTGACCCGTACGGCAACGTGTTCCCGTGCGTGCAGACGCGCATTTCGGCCGGCAACCTGTTGGCCGAACCGATCGCGGAGATCTGGCAGTCGGCTGTATTTAAGGAAACGTCGAAGTTGACGTTTGATGTGCTGCCAATCTGCCGGACGTGCGAATTGAACAACATATGTCACCGCTGCCACGCCAACGCGTTGGTCGAGAACGGCAGCCTGTATTTGCCGGCGGCCTCGAGTTGCCGCGAAGCGCTCGCGCGACGGCAGGTGCTGGTTGAGAAAGGAGTGCTGCCCGCAAACTACCCGATTCCGGCGCACTTGGCCAACGGCGTGCCGGACGACCTGGAGTATATGCCCGTCTTGCCGGTGCGGGCGGCAGCTACCCAGCTGGCGCACTTGATACCGGCGGATGCGCTGGCGCTCGTGCGGCGACCGGCCGGTATGGTGGTGTAG
- a CDS encoding PqqD family protein, with product MLSLQQYPIPHRQVSGRVIDDEAVIVLSESGDVEVLNRVGARIWELADGTRTIGEIAQLIEREYDVALPQAQADVQAFVERLIDENIVTLADRPQA from the coding sequence ATGCTTTCACTGCAACAATATCCCATCCCGCATAGGCAGGTCTCCGGCCGCGTCATCGACGATGAAGCCGTGATTGTGCTTTCGGAAAGCGGCGATGTGGAGGTATTGAATCGTGTGGGCGCCCGCATCTGGGAACTGGCCGACGGCACGCGCACCATAGGCGAGATCGCACAACTGATCGAACGCGAGTACGATGTCGCCCTGCCGCAGGCGCAGGCGGATGTGCAGGCGTTTGTCGAACGGCTGATCGATGAGAATATTGTAACCTTGGCCGACCGGCCGCAGGCGTAG